A genomic region of Streptomyces rimosus contains the following coding sequences:
- a CDS encoding zinc-binding dehydrogenase, translating into MRALVVDHGEAGPVRFADVDEPVPSSGEVLVEIRHIGLNFGELNYVDQWPAGAVHGHDAAGVVVRAASDGSGPPEGTRVALGMSAHAWAERVAVSPASLGIVPEGVDLADAAALGIAGVTALRVLRKRSLLARDVLVTGASGGVGHFAVQLAALAGARVTALVGSPDRAAGLRELGADQVLTDLAGAECRFDLVLDTVGGPLVAQAWSLLAEGGTIHVVGYSSGQDTTFPSGALFGFGEPRTIATYGDMTPTSGELTDLLGLMAAGRLSAPVGLRGNWLDVDDAVRALFARKVHGKIVLDVV; encoded by the coding sequence ATGCGCGCCCTTGTTGTCGATCACGGCGAGGCCGGGCCCGTCCGGTTCGCCGATGTCGATGAGCCCGTGCCGTCCAGCGGCGAGGTGTTGGTCGAGATACGGCATATCGGTCTCAACTTCGGAGAGCTGAATTACGTGGACCAGTGGCCGGCCGGGGCTGTGCACGGTCACGACGCGGCCGGTGTCGTGGTGCGCGCCGCGTCCGACGGCTCGGGGCCGCCCGAAGGTACGCGAGTCGCGCTCGGGATGTCCGCCCACGCGTGGGCGGAGCGGGTGGCGGTCAGCCCCGCCTCGCTCGGCATCGTCCCCGAGGGCGTGGATCTGGCCGACGCTGCCGCGCTGGGGATCGCGGGAGTCACCGCGCTGCGGGTGCTGCGCAAGCGTTCTCTGCTGGCGCGCGACGTTCTGGTCACCGGCGCCAGTGGGGGCGTGGGGCACTTCGCCGTCCAGTTGGCGGCGCTGGCGGGCGCCCGGGTGACGGCACTCGTGGGCTCGCCGGACCGGGCCGCCGGGCTCCGCGAACTCGGGGCCGACCAGGTCCTGACCGACCTGGCCGGGGCCGAGTGCCGGTTCGACCTCGTCCTGGACACGGTCGGCGGGCCGCTGGTGGCCCAGGCGTGGAGTCTCCTCGCCGAGGGCGGCACCATCCACGTGGTCGGTTACTCCTCGGGACAGGACACCACGTTCCCGTCAGGGGCCCTGTTCGGTTTCGGTGAACCGCGCACCATCGCCACCTACGGCGACATGACGCCGACCAGCGGGGAGCTGACGGACCTGCTGGGCCTCATGGCCGCCGGGAGGCTCTCGGCACCGGTCGGACTGCGAGGCAACTGGCTGGACGTGGACGACGCCGTCCGGGCACTGTTCGCGCGGAAGGTGCATGGAAAGATCGTTCTCGACGTGGTCTGA
- a CDS encoding aldo/keto reductase, translated as MQQRKLGQGLEVSALGLGCMGMSFFYGQPQDTAEMTKLLRAAVDRGVTFFDTAEVYGPFTNEDLVGQALAPVRDQVVIATKFGIKHGEHGPTPMSGVDSRPEQIRRVTEASLKRLRTESIDLLYQHRVDPDVPIEDVAGTVKQLIAEGKVKHFGLSEAGAATIRRAHAVQPVTALQSEYSLWMREHETEIIPTLEELGIGLVPYSPLGKGFLTGKIDSSTSLADNDLRRLLPRFSPEARQANQVLVDLLQQIADDKGATPAQIALAWVLAQKPWFVPIPGTTKLHRLEENLGALDVELTTGDLHRIEEAAANIRIQGERLPEQLQSRFGR; from the coding sequence ATGCAACAACGCAAACTAGGGCAGGGCCTCGAAGTCTCGGCTCTCGGGCTCGGCTGCATGGGCATGAGTTTCTTTTACGGTCAGCCACAAGACACAGCCGAGATGACGAAGCTACTGCGGGCGGCCGTTGACCGCGGCGTGACTTTCTTCGACACTGCCGAAGTCTACGGCCCGTTCACCAATGAGGACCTGGTCGGTCAGGCGCTGGCGCCGGTACGCGACCAGGTGGTGATTGCCACCAAGTTCGGAATCAAGCACGGCGAGCACGGGCCGACCCCGATGTCCGGGGTCGACAGCAGACCCGAGCAGATCCGCCGAGTGACCGAGGCCTCGCTCAAGCGTCTTCGAACCGAAAGCATCGACCTACTCTACCAACACCGCGTCGACCCCGACGTTCCCATTGAAGACGTGGCCGGCACGGTCAAGCAGCTGATCGCCGAAGGCAAGGTGAAGCACTTCGGATTGTCCGAGGCCGGTGCCGCGACGATTCGTCGCGCCCACGCCGTTCAGCCGGTAACGGCACTGCAAAGCGAGTACTCGCTCTGGATGCGCGAGCACGAAACCGAAATCATTCCGACCTTGGAGGAACTGGGCATCGGTCTGGTGCCCTACAGCCCGCTCGGCAAAGGGTTTTTGACCGGCAAGATCGATTCCAGTACGTCGCTTGCCGACAACGACCTCCGCCGTCTGCTCCCACGCTTCAGCCCTGAAGCACGGCAAGCCAACCAGGTGCTGGTCGACCTGCTGCAGCAGATTGCCGACGACAAAGGAGCCACGCCGGCCCAGATCGCTCTCGCCTGGGTGCTGGCGCAGAAGCCGTGGTTCGTCCCGATCCCCGGCACCACCAAGCTGCACCGACTGGAAGAGAACCTGGGCGCACTCGACGTCGAGCTGACAACCGGCGACCTACATCGGATCGAAGAAGCCGCGGCCAACATCCGGATCCAGGGCGAACGTCTCCCTGAGCAGTTGCAGTCCCGGTTCGGCCGCTGA